AGACTAACGGTTTTGCTTCGCCGCAGGAGGATTTGTGGCAACGGCTGGAGCTCGGGGTTCAGGCCGGAAGCGAGACGCTTCTCGGCGTCGCCGGCGGGAGCGCAGCCCTTACGCCGGCGCCTGACGGTGCCTCCATCGCCGGCTCGGAATCGCTGACCGTGCCGGGGAGATACCGCCTCACCGCTTATACACCGGAGGGCGTCGTCCCGTTGTACACCTACAACGACCGCACCGTCGCTTTCGAGCAAAATATCGGCGCGGGAAGCGTTGTCGTGTTCGGCGTCGAGCCCTCCTACTTCGCCTCCAGCGCTCGCTCGGCAGAGCTTATTCGGCAGCTGAGCCGATATGCGTTAGGGAAAGGCGGCCACGTATACATGGAATCTAACACAATGATCGCCCGCAGAGGTCCGTATATATCCATTCAAGCGTTGTCACAGCCCGCAATCGTCCACGGCAATTATTTAGACCTGTACGATTCAAGGCTGTCGGTCGTCTCGAAGGCCGAGCTGCTTCCATACTCTTCCGCGCTGCTTCTCGATATCTCCAAGATGATTAAGACGAAACCGAGTCTGCTGTTCGTTAACGGAGAAGTCATCGAGAAGCAAGAAGCGATGGAGTTGACGTCCTATGTCGTAGAAGGACCAGCGGATGCACGGGCTATCGCAAGACTCGGCTCCGACCAGCGCTACCCCGTCGGTGTAACGGCCGAATCCGCCGAGGGACAAACCGTGAACGTTCAATGGGAATGGGATAACTCGAGCCGGACGCTGCTCGTCGGACACATGCACGACCCAACGGGCGTGCGTGTCGCCATCCATTGGTCGAAGCCCCCTATCGAAGATTCCGCTAGAATGGAACTGCAGGAGCTCTCCATACCGTTCAACAATAAAGGGTTGGACCTGCCGTACATCTACTCCGTCACCGGACCGAACGGAACGCTCGAGCACATGCGATTCGTCGACGCCACCGGCGAGATGGTGCTCAAACTGAATGTCAACGATCGTCCGGACGCGGAGCTGTTCCTTGAGCTCGCGAACAACTTCGTCGTCAGCGCTTCGCCGGACGCGACGCAATGGACGGAAATTTTAAACTCGTTCGACATGTTCGATGCGGACATTCATGACGTCACCAACCGGGGCAAGTTCGCCGTCGATCCGGTTCCTTACGCCTCCTCTGAGGGAGACCTTTATTTGAAGCTCGAGGACGGATCGAAGCAAGACGGGTGGGGCGCGGCGATCTACGGCATTACGTTCCGGTACGAGGCTCCGTTGCCGCCGCTGCACATTCAGAGCAACCCTAGCGCACCGCTTCGGGTCAAGGCAGGCGAGTCGAAGACTGTCTCGCTTTCGGTTGCGAACCGGACCGGCGCCGCGCAGACTGTGCACACTCAGGCGGCGCCGATCGACACCGTTCAATCGCTTGTCTCCTTCGTTCCGGCAACGTCCGGAGAATCGGAGTACCTCACGGAGGATCATGGATCCGGCGTCAATCCCGGCTTATTCCGATACGCGGACGTCTCGAACTACTTCGTATACCGCCTGCCGGTCGCGCTTGGAGCGATGCAGCCGACGCTTACGCTCCAAATCGAAAACCAATTCGAGGTTTCGCTATCTTCCGACGGCGTGAACTGGACCGTCGTGGACGCGGAGCCGAATCTTGTCACGGACGGATCGAACCGAAAGAGTCGATCATATCCGGTAGACGGCTTTCTGAACGAAAACCGCGAGTTCTTCGTCAAAATCGGGGACAGTCATAAAGAAACCGGCCACGGCGCGTTATTGACCAAGGTAGACGTTTCGGGCACGATGTTTATCGCGAATCCCGTTACAGTCTCGCCACCTTCGTTTCTCCTTGAACCGAACGAGACGAAGGTGATTACGGTAACGATCGGCGCGAACCCCGACACGCCGTCCGGCATGTTCGACCAACCGTTGAGATTTACCGTCGGCAGCGGCACCCAAACCTACGAGATCCCTGTGGAGTTCGCTTGGCAAGAACCGGTTTATACGGCAACCGCAGCTCCGGATTCGATCGTTGCGGACGGCCGAATCGACCCGGGCGAGTGGGACGGGGCATCCGAAATCGAAGTGTCGACGACCTCTGTCGCGGTGAGTCGGTACGGGAAAATATGGGGGAGCCAAACGTCGGCGGCCGACCTTCGGTCGCGGTATCGCGTGCAATGGGACCGTCAGTACTTGTATTTGCTGGAGCAGCGGGAAGACGATGTTCTCAATTTCACGGAAAACGCTAATCGCATGTATTTATCCGATGCGACCATGCTTTTCTTGGATATAAATCACGACAAGACAGGGTCGCAATACCTAAGCGGCGATTATGCCGTCATGCTCTCTCCGAGCGGCACCGACGGCGCGCCTCACGCTTACATACGTCAAGGAAACGACGCAGGTGTACTGGAGTACCCGATAACGGATACGATCGTCGGTTCATCCATCGACGGCGGCGCGTATACAATGGAAGTGGCGATCCCTTGGAGCTCGCTGCAGACGACTCCCTTCGCTCCCGCCGGCGGCACGATCGTTGGCATGACGATTTTATCGACGGACAACGACGGCCCCGACGACTGGGGGCAAATCATGTGGATTGGCGACGGCGACGATCAGGCGAAATGGGCCGATATGCAGTTGGCTGATTAATCGACAACCGAAAATGCCGCAGCCTCGAGTAGCGAATACTCGGGCTGCGGCTCATAGCGGTTATCGATTGATCCCACATATCCCCAGATTCACATGAGCTTTTTCGCGTTATACATGATTTCCCATATTTTCTCGTATCGCCGGTACTGCATTTCATGATGACTGGGGCCAACTCCCCGACGATTGCCGCGCTTACATCTCCCCTTCTTGAAAATCCTATTGAGTATCCTTTTCTTCCCGAAGATGTCGTCATTTCGACCACACAGTAGTCTCTCTTTAGCACGGTATAACCGCCAATCCACAAAGGTTTTCCAACAGTACTTCAACGTTGCGCGCGATAATACTACTAATCGTCTCCATCGTACATTCACAATCCCTTCCGTTGTTATTTCAAATAGCACCTCGCAGTAACTCTCCGCGAATAACTGATTGAAGCGTTGAACAGAGCTGACTAGGCGCAGAACAGGACTGGTTCCCGAATGCCTGACGGATTGCTCCATGGAAGTAGTCGACCCCTTCGTAGTGGAGATAAGTCCAGTATACGAAGCGACCGGAGGCGACACATTCCACAAATTAAAAGCACCCGATTGGAATAACCTTTAGAAGTTTGGGCGGGTAAAAGATAAGGAGCCAGGCGTTCTGTTGTCGCTTGGCTCCGTGATTTCCGTGTGGTGGCATGCTAAGGGTGTGTCAAGAATTTTGTGTAAAAACTCCTAGTGAAAACCTAGGGACAGCTTAAGGCAGGTGGGGCCCAATTCGGTCGGGGAAGAAGACAGAAAGCTGCAGCAGGATCTGTCCCCAGTTGACGAACGCCATGTTCGATGTAACCACGCATGTATTCCGCCACTCGGTCGTAACTGCCGACGAAATACGGATTATGAGCCGCGCCCGAGCGGTAGGCCCCCATCCAATATACGCCGTCATATAGTTCTCGTTCTGCAAGCTGCGCCATACTGCGAATCCAATGGGAAGGTGATTTCCTCCCTGCGGCTGTTAGGGCCAAGCCGAAGCGCGATGGCTGAAATCTTTCCTCTGCAGCCGTCCATGCTTCCTGATCCGTTCGTCTAGCTATAATCCCGATGCGGATGCCAGTCCGATCGGGACTACAGCTATACGTTCCCCGATATTGCTCCAGCGGTTCGGGATGTGTCAGCCATACGGCTGAGCAGGTTCGGGCGGTATTCCGCCCCGATTCGGAAGAGCCAGCAATAAAATACAGCGGCTGAATTGAGCTGGGCAGCGTCGGTTTCAGCTGTAGGTTCCGGTACGTGTAATGCTTCCCCTCGAACGTAACCGCGCTGTCCGACTCCAGTAAAATTCGAAGTGCCGTAGTATATTCGAACAACCTTTCATATCGGTCCTGATGCTCGCTCCTGTCCCCGACTGCCTCCATTTCCTTCGGGGCGGCGCCAGTGATCATGTTGATGCCTAATCTTCTTCCGAACAGACAACCGATGCTTTGTACCGTCTTCGCGACGGTAACGGGCGGGGAAGCGTTCGGCAAAACGGCTACAATCGGAATGAACCGTCTCGTAAGTGAAACAAGCGCGGTTGTGAGTACCCAAGGATACGGGCAATCATTATTAGCTTGCGTATATAACTACTTCCTTCCTGATGATCCGGAGCCGGAAAACCGCAATAGAGCTGAACGCAATCACTCAAATGTAGTCCCCCCCTGCATCACATTAATTCGCACTGCTGTAATTGCGGAGCGCGGCGGACCAGATGAGCCGGGCCACGGCTAGAAGCAGCAACGGCGCTGCGATCGCCCATGCGAAATAACCCACCTCCAGCCGGTCCATCACAAAGAGCGGCGAGAAGTTGGTGATCATGAAGATGGGAAGAACAAAGATCCCCACTTGTTGAATCCACCTCTTGTAGATGGCCATCGGCATATTGTTGAAGTCCCAGACCGCATCCGCGATGGAATTCAATCCCCGAATTTGTCCGAACCAGAATGACGTCAGTTGCGGTATGAGGAAGAGCGCATAGGTCAGCGCAACTGCCATTACAAGGAAGAACATGAATCCGGCTATATTCCCAATGGTGACAGGAATCCCGGTTCTTCCCCAGCCAATCGCAATCATCGCGATTCCGCCGATCACATTGGGCAGCGGCAGACCGAAGTCAACCCTGCGAAGCGTCAGCATGAATTGTAAGGAAACCGGCTTTGTAAGTAGCAAGTCCAATTTTCCTTGGAGCACCTGCTCCGGAATTTGGTAGAAATTCATGGCGAATAACCCCATGTAAAGCCCTGTCATCATTGTGTACGTCCCTACAAACATAAGGATGGAGTCAGGGGAAAGGCCGGCAATATGAACGTCGGCTTGGTAGACGACTATGACATAAAGCATCTTGGCAAATAAGAATGCCGTCTCCACACCGATTCCCATCAGGAAGTTGAATCGATACTCCATCTGCGCCATTAGGCAGCTTTTAACAAATAGTCCGTAGATTCTCAAGTATTTTACGATCGTCTTCCTCACTCCGTCATCCCCCCATTCCCGAATACTCGCGCAGTCCGGCTTTCCAGAGCACCCGTCCGAGAAGCAATAACAAGACGATCCAACCAAGTTGCATCAAGAGGCCGTCCAGGATTTGATGATCGGGAAGCCGACCGTTCAGCACGTTGATCGGGTAATAGATGGTATAAAAGAAAGGAAGAAAGCGCGAAACGGCATAAAACGTATCCCCGAATATTTCCAAGGGGAAAATGCCGCCGCTTATGATTTGCACAAGAAGGCCGGTAATGACGTATAAATAAGATATTTCCGCAAGCCAAAACGAGGCGCTGCTGATACAGTACGAAATCAGGAAGTTCAGCGCGAGAGCCAGGAACAAAGCAACGGCAAAGACGATCGCTCGTACGGGGCTTATTTCGACTGACCATACGGCGTTCAGAACGAGAAGAAGTAGGGCGACGATCAACAAAGAGATTCCGAAATAGAAAATCTTGCGACCTAGGAAGGAAACGATGCGAAACCCGAAATAACTGAAAGGCTTAATTAGATATTTATTTAAACCGCCTTGTTTAATATCTTCCTTAATGTCGTATTCGATCCCGCCCGTCGAGACGACCTTTGAGAGAATTCCCGCGAGAATCGTGTATAGAATTAACTCGCGAAAGGTGTATCCGTACATCGTAGACTTCTGAGCGAATATAGCTGTCCACATGAACCATTGAATGATAATGGGGAAGAATGCGCTAACGAGCTGAAGGACGAAGTCGAATCTGTATTCCATGGATTGCTGCATCCCGAGAGAGAATGTGATGGCGTACTTACGCAAGGTATGCATGCTCTTCCTCCCGTTGGTAGATGGCAGCGATACTTTCTTCGATCGGAATGTCCTCAATGGTAATGTCGAGGATTGGGAACTGATCGAGCAGAATCTTGGAGCAACGGTTCAGCTCGCTCTTATCCACCTCGATCAAAGCCGAATACCCGTCCTCTTGAATAACGCGACCGACGGAGGAGAGCGATTCGCTGTCGACGCGCTCGGAGAACGCGACCTTGATCCGCTTCGTATGGCTGAAGGCCGGGCTCATTCCGCCGAGACTACCGTCGTACATAATCCTGCCGTGATTTACGATAATACTCCGCTTGCACAGGTGTTCGATATCCTTCAGATAATGACTGGTCAGGACGATCGTCATCTTGTGACGTTCATTGTAGTACTTCAAGAAATCGCGAATATTGCGCTGCGACATGAGATCTAGGCCGATCGTCGGCTCATCCAGCAGCAACACACTAGGCTTATGGATGAGCGCTGCAATAAACTCCATCTTCATCCGCTCTCCGAGCGATAACCTTCGCACCTGTACGTTCAACTGCTCCTTCACTTGCAGCAGCTCCGTCAATTCGTTGAGTGTATCACGATATTCTTTATCGCCCACCTCGTAGATGCACTTGTTGAGATACAGCGACTCATGCGCCGGTAAGTCCGGCCACAATTGGTTTTTCTGCCCCATCACGATGGAGAAGCGCCGCTTGAAGTCGTTTTTTCTTTCCCAAGGGACGTACCCCATGACCGTGGCGCTTCCGCTCGTGGGATGGAGTATGCCCGAGAGCATTTTCAAGGTTGTTGTCTTGCCCGCGCCGTTCGGTCCGAGGAAGCCGACGATTTCCCCCTCTTCGATTTCGAAGGTAATCCGCTTGACCGCCTTCTTGGTCAATTGCTCCCGCCGAAATAGATTCTGAAAAGAGGACTTTAACCCTTCCCCTTTCATATAATATTGAAAGTCCTTCTCCAAATCTTTCACAGTTATGATCCCCATCGGTTCAACATCCCCTATCCGATTGCCCTTTTGTTTGCATCGCAAGTCTGCATTGCTCCATCCACAGTACTCGCTGCTCGATCTCCCCTATCGGGAGGTTCGTCGCTCTCCCAAGGACCACGTTTCGAAAGAACGACAGCTGATTGACATAGTAGTTCTGCGACGGGAAGGCGACTTTCTCCATTACCCCCGATTCCAAATAACGAATGTCCAGCGTAATCTTGAACGCGCCGAGACTGGCTCGGAAGAAGTTACTGATCCGTACTTCGGCTCCTTCGAACGTAAGCCAATACAAAGCTTCATACGGCATGTCGAACGAAAATAGCGCTTCCGCGCGCACCCCGCCGGTGAACGTAATGGCGGCCTTCGATGTCCAATCCGAACCGTTCGGACCGTCGAAGGAAGACTCCGCCTCGTAACGGAGCGGCTCGTCGGCCAGCACGGCCTGAAGAAATTGAATCCAGTAAGAACCTACGTCCAATAAAACGCCTCCGCCCCGTGTCGGGTCGCGGCGGTACTCTCCCTCCACCGTACGGGGAAGAGGCCTGGACATTTGCTGTCCGGATTCGGAGCAGGTGGCCAAATCGCCGATCCTGTATCCACTCCCGAAGGGTCGACTGCCAAGGATGGTGGCGAACCATGACCGCTTCCAGCAAGTGGATCCCAACTTCTCGCATGTGCGCCGAATCTCTTTCCATTCCCCTACGTTAAGGCATACCGGCTTTTCGACCAGTATATGCTTATTCTCGAGCGCCGCGCGAACGACCCAATCCTTATGAAGGTGATTCGCTAACGGGATGTACACCGCGTCAAGCTCGCGGCTCCGAAGCACGTCTTCATAGCTTCGGTACAGGTTAGCGACGTTCCACTTTTTGGCGCGTTCGGCGGCTTCGTCGAACCGGAGCGACGCTAGTGCATTCACTTGCACTCCCGGGCAGTAACGCAAAGGTTCGATGATGGATCGACTCACGACGCGCGCACAGCCGATAATACCTAACGAGACGGACATCTCCCTTTACCTTCCATTTAGATATAGCAAGATGCATTTTGAGCAGACCGGCATGAGGCCGCAAGACAACGTCTCCCGCATTTTGGCGAAAGCTTCTCCGTGCCAAAGCTCACCGACGTCTTGGATCAACAGATCGCCCACCTTGAACTCAGGGAATATTTTACACGCGCTTACCGTTCCGTCGGTCAGGACGTCGATTCGGTTGGAGATCGCAAGGCATTTCGTTCGGTTTTGAGCCGGCTTCTCCGAGCCCAGTACGAAGTCTCCTACTTCTTCCGGCTCCAGGGCGGGCTGGTAACGAATTCGTATTCCACTCCCGAGCGTGGATTCTCTTCATCTCGCCCAGTAGTGGTTGAATATTATCCGGCGACAGACGGAACTTGAAGGAATGCCAGCTTCTCCGTCCCTGGGCATGATCCGATAACCATCCGAAGTTCTGATCGAAATAATGATCCATCCGTTCCGACACTTCGTCGGGCAAATACCAGAGGAAACAAAAGTAAACCGTATCAATCCCCTTCTCCTCGAAATAATTCATAAAGTCGTATAGCTTCGTCACCATCGCGTCGTTAATCGAGAAGGCGATCGATGCCTTTCATAACTTTCCTGAATGTTCCTTTCCCCCGGATCGCATCGTTCTCGGCTTCGAAGCCCTCGACGCTGACCAAGATCGCAAGGTGCTCGGAAATTCGAAGGATCGAATTGAGCTTTTCTTCGATCAGCAGACCGTTCGTGCATAATACAGTCCATCGCGGGTCTTGTACCATCAGGTCTACGTAATCGTCCCATCTTGAATAGACGAGCGGCTCCCCGCCCCATAAAAACATGTTCGCTTTCGTTTCCGCCGTCTGCGCAAACAACTTCTGTACGACCACGAAGTCGATTTCTTCCTTGGCCGTGCCATATCCCAGTCCCTATGGTATCCTTCGCTGTTCCATTCGAAGCAGTGTTTACAGCGTAGATTGCAGCCGTTGGTCAGTTTAATGCCTACCTCTTGGGGGAGCTTCGTCGCGAAGACCGGGTTGTGCTCCAGCTCTTTACTCGTAATCGACATATATTTGATGGTTTTTTTTAGACGGTTAAAGGAGTCCTTATCTAACTTGACTTTAGTCTGTGGTTGCATGCTCTTCACCTCTATACATTGGTATTTTTCTTCGAATCCGCAGGAGACGCTCATTCATGCGGCGAAGTAGTTCGAAATCGAAATCTGTCCGCTTCCATTCTTCATAAGAGATGCCGAAGCCGAAGTGCTCCCACAGTTTTGCATTGTGCGATTCATATTCTCCGAAAGCGTCCAAATAAATCAGAGGCGTGGCTGTAAGCAGCGAGTCAAGTAGCGTCCCCCTGCCCGGCTTGCTAATAATCGCGTTACATGTGCTGGCCAGTTCGTACACTCCGTGGCGATCGTACCTCGCATGGTATGCAGTTACGCGGCCCTGAACGACTTCCCCCATCGGAGGAAAACCATGCTCTCCGTCCACGCCGGAATGCCAAGGCTGCCATTCCGGATCAGTCATGAAATAACGAACGTCATGCGAGGTATGGTCGGTTTCGCCCTCATAATAGGCAATCAGGTTATGCCGAACGGCCGTTCCTTTCGAAACAGCAACCCTTCGCGGTCCAATTGTTCGATGAGTCGTTCATAATCGCATCGTCCGCTCTCCCAAGCTAAAGACATCACGGTTAGACGACTCGATGCGCCCATGCTTCGAAGCTTTTTGTCCAATTGAAAGTTAATGAATCCCATCGACATTCTGGCGTTAATCTCTACAATGTGCCGGAGCGTGCCGTCAGCAAGCTTCATTGAATCGAAACAGACCGGCCCGAAGTAACCGTCTCTCCATAGCGCGTTGGCGGCTCCCCGGATATACGGGAAGTACCCTTGCCTGTCCAGTTGCTCCAGGAAGGCTGGCTCGGCCGACTCCGAACCCGAATAGTTGAAGCCGTTATTCCTCATGCACTGAACGCCTTCGATACTCACGGTACCGGAAGGGGCAATCTGCACGTAACACGAGAAGTCGAGCTCTTTCGCCAGC
The nucleotide sequence above comes from Paenibacillus antri. Encoded proteins:
- a CDS encoding ABC transporter ATP-binding protein, encoding MGIITVKDLEKDFQYYMKGEGLKSSFQNLFRREQLTKKAVKRITFEIEEGEIVGFLGPNGAGKTTTLKMLSGILHPTSGSATVMGYVPWERKNDFKRRFSIVMGQKNQLWPDLPAHESLYLNKCIYEVGDKEYRDTLNELTELLQVKEQLNVQVRRLSLGERMKMEFIAALIHKPSVLLLDEPTIGLDLMSQRNIRDFLKYYNERHKMTIVLTSHYLKDIEHLCKRSIIVNHGRIMYDGSLGGMSPAFSHTKRIKVAFSERVDSESLSSVGRVIQEDGYSALIEVDKSELNRCSKILLDQFPILDITIEDIPIEESIAAIYQREEEHAYLA
- a CDS encoding SPASM domain-containing protein, with protein sequence MRIRYQPALEPEEVGDFVLGSEKPAQNRTKCLAISNRIDVLTDGTVSACKIFPEFKVGDLLIQDVGELWHGEAFAKMRETLSCGLMPVCSKCILLYLNGR
- a CDS encoding LLM class flavin-dependent oxidoreductase codes for the protein MPIVAVLPNASPPVTVAKTVQSIGCLFGRRLGINMITGAAPKEMEAVGDRSEHQDRYERLFEYTTALRILLESDSAVTFEGKHYTYRNLQLKPTLPSSIQPLYFIAGSSESGRNTARTCSAVWLTHPEPLEQYRGTYSCSPDRTGIRIGIIARRTDQEAWTAAEERFQPSRFGLALTAAGRKSPSHWIRSMAQLAERELYDGVYWMGAYRSGAAHNPYFVGSYDRVAEYMRGYIEHGVRQLGTDPAAAFCLLPRPNWAPPALSCP
- a CDS encoding ABC transporter permease, with the translated sequence MHTLRKYAITFSLGMQQSMEYRFDFVLQLVSAFFPIIIQWFMWTAIFAQKSTMYGYTFRELILYTILAGILSKVVSTGGIEYDIKEDIKQGGLNKYLIKPFSYFGFRIVSFLGRKIFYFGISLLIVALLLLVLNAVWSVEISPVRAIVFAVALFLALALNFLISYCISSASFWLAEISYLYVITGLLVQIISGGIFPLEIFGDTFYAVSRFLPFFYTIYYPINVLNGRLPDHQILDGLLMQLGWIVLLLLLGRVLWKAGLREYSGMGG
- a CDS encoding Gfo/Idh/MocA family protein; its protein translation is MSVSLGIIGCARVVSRSIIEPLRYCPGVQVNALASLRFDEAAERAKKWNVANLYRSYEDVLRSRELDAVYIPLANHLHKDWVVRAALENKHILVEKPVCLNVGEWKEIRRTCEKLGSTCWKRSWFATILGSRPFGSGYRIGDLATCSESGQQMSRPLPRTVEGEYRRDPTRGGGVLLDVGSYWIQFLQAVLADEPLRYEAESSFDGPNGSDWTSKAAITFTGGVRAEALFSFDMPYEALYWLTFEGAEVRISNFFRASLGAFKITLDIRYLESGVMEKVAFPSQNYYVNQLSFFRNVVLGRATNLPIGEIEQRVLWMEQCRLAMQTKGQSDRGC
- a CDS encoding radical SAM protein; protein product: MVVQKLFAQTAETKANMFLWGGEPLVYSRWDDYVDLMVQDPRWTVLCTNGLLIEEKLNSILRISEHLAILVSVEGFEAENDAIRGKGTFRKVMKGIDRLLD
- a CDS encoding sugar-binding protein codes for the protein MMKRWFSLSLAVSMSVGSAIPTIASAGPPAERAEVIRTTFQTNAGYDPAHDIQTDAVMVFPMTLDSSEQLVRSWLDKGYQVDTMLSISHDWHGDYAQGRYDGRSHQDEVQLDRSGNPYMHPTPGTGYVVPTREWNEYVFEFARRTIDAGARRVVFEEPEFWNGAGYSDAFKREWADYYGSPWEDPQSSLAAGFKSEQLKSYLYKRSIDEISTKIKQRYPKVEVLVASHSTVNYNNYGIVALNAELYDLPNVDGFIGQTWSDTAKYPITYAGQSQERLFESAYLEYSSLSSLKTDRDGKDLYALADPAADNAAFDWQELEYAYKTTVSAQLLQPGFQQFQVLPWSVRAFAPAPLQYKSIQMNVFEALKSMYGMPTDVLAGSQGISMLVSDTLTWQNSSGPRAGMESVVGPSVPLVERGIPLRMLPVERISKEALKDTRLLILSYDNWKPVKEETNRVISDWVKSGGVLLYLGGYNPYQEADGWWKTNGFASPQEDLWQRLELGVQAGSETLLGVAGGSAALTPAPDGASIAGSESLTVPGRYRLTAYTPEGVVPLYTYNDRTVAFEQNIGAGSVVVFGVEPSYFASSARSAELIRQLSRYALGKGGHVYMESNTMIARRGPYISIQALSQPAIVHGNYLDLYDSRLSVVSKAELLPYSSALLLDISKMIKTKPSLLFVNGEVIEKQEAMELTSYVVEGPADARAIARLGSDQRYPVGVTAESAEGQTVNVQWEWDNSSRTLLVGHMHDPTGVRVAIHWSKPPIEDSARMELQELSIPFNNKGLDLPYIYSVTGPNGTLEHMRFVDATGEMVLKLNVNDRPDAELFLELANNFVVSASPDATQWTEILNSFDMFDADIHDVTNRGKFAVDPVPYASSEGDLYLKLEDGSKQDGWGAAIYGITFRYEAPLPPLHIQSNPSAPLRVKAGESKTVSLSVANRTGAAQTVHTQAAPIDTVQSLVSFVPATSGESEYLTEDHGSGVNPGLFRYADVSNYFVYRLPVALGAMQPTLTLQIENQFEVSLSSDGVNWTVVDAEPNLVTDGSNRKSRSYPVDGFLNENREFFVKIGDSHKETGHGALLTKVDVSGTMFIANPVTVSPPSFLLEPNETKVITVTIGANPDTPSGMFDQPLRFTVGSGTQTYEIPVEFAWQEPVYTATAAPDSIVADGRIDPGEWDGASEIEVSTTSVAVSRYGKIWGSQTSAADLRSRYRVQWDRQYLYLLEQREDDVLNFTENANRMYLSDATMLFLDINHDKTGSQYLSGDYAVMLSPSGTDGAPHAYIRQGNDAGVLEYPITDTIVGSSIDGGAYTMEVAIPWSSLQTTPFAPAGGTIVGMTILSTDNDGPDDWGQIMWIGDGDDQAKWADMQLAD
- a CDS encoding ABC transporter permease; translation: MRKTIVKYLRIYGLFVKSCLMAQMEYRFNFLMGIGVETAFLFAKMLYVIVVYQADVHIAGLSPDSILMFVGTYTMMTGLYMGLFAMNFYQIPEQVLQGKLDLLLTKPVSLQFMLTLRRVDFGLPLPNVIGGIAMIAIGWGRTGIPVTIGNIAGFMFFLVMAVALTYALFLIPQLTSFWFGQIRGLNSIADAVWDFNNMPMAIYKRWIQQVGIFVLPIFMITNFSPLFVMDRLEVGYFAWAIAAPLLLLAVARLIWSAALRNYSSAN